The Metabacillus sediminilitoris genome window below encodes:
- a CDS encoding TIGR01212 family radical SAM protein (This family includes YhcC from E. coli K-12, an uncharacterized radical SAM protein.) codes for MTQTNPFPYASDDKRYHTWNYHLRNTFGNKIFKVALDGGFDCPNRDGTVAHGGCTFCSAAGSGDFAGNRANDLVTQFNEIKNKMHNKWKDGKYIAYFQAYTNTHAPVEVLREKFETVLRIDGVVGLSIATRPDCLPDDVVEYLAELNKRTYLWVELGLQTVHERTALLINRAHDFDCYVQGVNKLRKHGIRVCSHIINGLPLENVDMMMETAKAVAHLDVQGIKIHLLHLLKGTPLVKQYEKGKLEFLSLEEYVNLVCDQLELIPPEMIVHRITGDGPIDLMIGPMWSVNKWNVLNSIDAELKRRNSYQGKFHQKAEVGKS; via the coding sequence TTGACTCAAACAAATCCATTTCCGTATGCATCTGACGACAAACGTTATCATACATGGAATTATCATTTACGAAATACATTTGGAAACAAAATATTTAAAGTTGCACTTGATGGCGGATTTGACTGTCCAAACCGTGACGGTACTGTTGCACATGGCGGCTGTACTTTTTGCAGTGCCGCAGGCTCAGGTGATTTTGCAGGGAATAGGGCCAACGATCTTGTTACACAATTCAATGAAATAAAAAATAAAATGCATAACAAATGGAAAGACGGAAAATATATAGCTTACTTTCAAGCATATACTAATACTCATGCACCTGTTGAAGTATTAAGAGAGAAATTTGAAACGGTTTTAAGGATAGATGGAGTTGTCGGATTATCTATTGCTACTCGTCCAGATTGCTTACCTGATGATGTTGTCGAATATTTAGCTGAGCTAAATAAGCGAACTTATTTATGGGTTGAGCTTGGTTTGCAAACTGTACATGAACGAACAGCTCTGTTAATCAATCGTGCACATGATTTTGATTGTTATGTGCAGGGTGTAAATAAGCTGCGTAAGCATGGAATTCGAGTGTGCTCTCATATTATTAACGGGTTACCGTTAGAAAATGTCGACATGATGATGGAAACAGCAAAGGCTGTTGCTCATTTAGATGTTCAAGGGATAAAAATTCATCTTTTACATTTATTAAAAGGGACACCTCTTGTTAAGCAATATGAAAAAGGAAAGCTTGAATTTCTTTCTTTAGAAGAATATGTAAACCTTGTTTGTGATCAATTGGAACTGATTCCTCCGGAAATGATCGTTCATCGAATTACAGGCGATGGTCCAATTGATTTAATGATCGGTCCAATGTGGAGCGTCAATAAGTGGAATGTCTTAAATTCAATTGATGCTGAACTAAAAAGACGTAATAGCTATCAAGGAAAATTTCATCAAAAAGCAGAGGTTGGCAAGTCATGA
- a CDS encoding class I SAM-dependent methyltransferase: MKLQRILPYAKQLLHTAVQEGDIVVDGTIGNGHDTVFLAKLVGSSGHVFGFDIQEEAVNNTRDRLKVEKLEKRVTIVHKGHQHIKTTIPAELHGTITGAIFNLGYLPGGDQSIVTMPETTILAIEQLIEIMKPEGIIVIVIYHGHEEGQVERDELMTFVNKIDPRLAHVLQYQFINKQNNPPYIVAIEKC; encoded by the coding sequence ATGAAGCTACAAAGAATTTTACCTTACGCTAAACAACTACTTCACACAGCCGTTCAAGAGGGCGATATTGTTGTAGATGGAACGATAGGTAATGGACATGACACTGTTTTTTTAGCAAAACTCGTTGGAAGCAGCGGCCATGTTTTTGGGTTTGATATCCAAGAAGAGGCTGTCAATAATACGAGAGATCGTCTAAAAGTCGAGAAATTAGAAAAACGTGTAACAATCGTTCATAAAGGTCATCAGCATATTAAAACGACAATTCCAGCTGAGCTACATGGAACAATAACCGGAGCAATTTTTAATCTCGGTTATTTACCTGGTGGTGATCAATCAATTGTCACAATGCCAGAAACAACAATATTAGCGATTGAACAGCTAATCGAAATTATGAAACCTGAAGGAATAATTGTTATTGTTATTTATCATGGACATGAGGAAGGACAAGTTGAACGAGACGAACTAATGACCTTTGTCAATAAGATTGACCCGCGTCTAGCACATGTCCTGCAATATCAATTTATTAATAAGCAAAACAATCCGCCTTATATTGTGGCAATTGAAAAATGTTAA
- a CDS encoding NAD(P)/FAD-dependent oxidoreductase — MDQCELFDVTVIGGGPAGLYSAFYSGLREMKTKLIEYQPQLGGKIHVYPEKMIWDVGGLTPIPGEKLIQQLVEQGLTFNPEVVLNEKVESISRNDEGVFILKAESGQKHYSKTVIVAVGGGILNPQKLKIEGAERFEVTNLNYTVKSLKRFKDKTVIISGGGNSAIDWANELEPIAKKVYLTYRKDSLAGHEAQAKQLMNSSVVCYFQTTITKLIADTNHEVIERVELTNQETGEVTYLPIDEVIINHGYERDTTLLHNSELKIDIADQYFIAGNAMSESSIDGLYAAGDILKHDGKLHLIAGAFQDAANAVNKAKKYIDPDANQSAMVSSHNEIFKKRNRDLVKQLVK, encoded by the coding sequence ATGGATCAGTGTGAATTATTTGATGTGACAGTGATAGGTGGAGGCCCTGCAGGACTATATTCAGCCTTTTATAGCGGGCTAAGAGAAATGAAAACAAAGCTTATTGAATATCAACCTCAATTAGGCGGGAAAATCCATGTCTATCCTGAGAAGATGATTTGGGATGTTGGCGGTCTTACTCCTATTCCTGGTGAAAAATTAATACAACAGCTGGTCGAACAAGGTTTAACATTTAACCCGGAAGTAGTCTTAAACGAAAAAGTAGAGTCCATTTCACGCAATGATGAAGGTGTTTTTATATTAAAAGCAGAGTCCGGGCAGAAGCATTATTCGAAGACGGTTATTGTTGCAGTAGGAGGAGGGATCTTAAATCCCCAAAAACTTAAGATTGAAGGCGCAGAAAGATTTGAGGTCACAAACCTAAATTATACAGTGAAATCTTTAAAGCGTTTTAAGGATAAAACGGTGATTATTTCTGGCGGAGGTAATTCTGCTATTGATTGGGCAAATGAGTTAGAGCCGATTGCCAAAAAAGTATATTTAACATATAGAAAAGATTCTTTAGCAGGCCATGAAGCACAGGCAAAGCAACTAATGAATAGCTCTGTTGTTTGCTACTTTCAAACAACGATTACAAAATTAATTGCTGATACGAATCATGAAGTAATAGAACGTGTTGAACTGACAAATCAAGAAACGGGAGAGGTTACATATTTGCCTATCGATGAAGTAATTATTAATCACGGATATGAGCGTGATACAACATTGCTCCATAATAGTGAATTAAAAATTGACATTGCAGATCAGTATTTTATTGCTGGAAATGCTATGAGCGAATCTTCGATTGATGGACTATATGCAGCTGGAGATATATTAAAGCACGACGGAAAATTACATTTAATAGCAGGAGCTTTTCAGGATGCAGCTAACGCTGTAAACAAAGCCAAAAAATATATTGATCCTGATGCCAATCAAAGTGCAATGGTTTCTTCACATAATGAGATATTTAAAAAGCGCAATCGGGATTTAGTCAAACAACTTGTGAAGTAA
- a CDS encoding ABC transporter ATP-binding protein yields MVRLYTDDLNIGYGERLIVKNLNIQIPDKKITTIIGSNGCGKSTLLKAITRIIPHHTGEVILDGENIVKENTKILATKMAILPQTPESASGLTVGELVSYGRFPYQKGFGRLTKRDYEVIDWALEVTGTIDFKYRPVDALSGGQRQRVWIAMALAQETEMIFLDEPTTYLDMAHQLEVLELLQKLNVEQQSTIVMVLHDLNQAARFADYIIALKDGEIVKAGNCEEVITHDVLRQVFQIDAEIGKDPRTNKPMCITYNLIKGENKHEKTTDSIYSTFAVNY; encoded by the coding sequence ATGGTTCGCCTATATACAGATGACTTAAACATCGGCTATGGAGAGCGATTAATTGTGAAAAATTTAAATATTCAAATTCCAGATAAAAAAATAACAACAATTATCGGTTCAAATGGTTGTGGAAAATCTACTTTATTGAAAGCAATAACAAGGATTATTCCACATCACACCGGTGAGGTTATTTTAGATGGTGAAAATATTGTAAAAGAAAACACAAAAATACTTGCAACAAAAATGGCTATTCTTCCTCAAACACCTGAAAGTGCAAGCGGTTTAACTGTCGGTGAGCTTGTTTCCTATGGGCGCTTCCCTTATCAAAAAGGATTCGGACGCTTAACAAAACGTGATTATGAAGTCATTGACTGGGCACTTGAAGTGACTGGAACAATCGATTTTAAATATCGACCTGTTGATGCACTCTCTGGAGGTCAACGCCAACGTGTTTGGATTGCAATGGCACTCGCTCAAGAAACGGAAATGATTTTCCTTGATGAGCCTACTACCTATTTGGATATGGCACATCAACTTGAAGTGTTAGAGCTTTTACAAAAATTAAATGTAGAACAACAAAGTACAATTGTCATGGTCTTACATGATCTTAACCAAGCTGCTCGGTTTGCTGATTATATCATCGCCTTAAAAGATGGAGAAATCGTGAAGGCTGGAAATTGTGAAGAAGTGATAACCCATGATGTTCTTAGACAAGTCTTTCAAATTGATGCTGAAATTGGAAAAGACCCTAGAACAAATAAACCAATGTGTATAACGTACAATTTAATAAAAGGGGAAAATAAACATGAAAAAACTACTGATTCCATTTACTCTACTTTTGCTGTTAATTATTAG
- a CDS encoding iron-hydroxamate ABC transporter substrate-binding protein translates to MKKLLIPFTLLLLLIISACGNEPTDKKSSSAPEEKKTETITYQSETGPIEVPADPQRVLLLSGFTGNVIDLGVNVVGVDQWSKNNPTFKEELENVEEVSDESLEKIIELEPDLIIGLSNIKNIDKLNEIAPTVTYTWGKLDYLSQHVEIGKLLNKEAEAQKWVDDFKKRVEAAGDEIKAKIGEDATVSVIESYDKQLYVYGENWARGTEILYQGMKLKMPEKVKEVALESGYYTLSAEVLPEYAGDYVILSKYSDADTSFQETETYKNIPAVKNNRVFEMEGNGASFSDPITLEKQLEFIKKSFLGN, encoded by the coding sequence ATGAAAAAACTACTGATTCCATTTACTCTACTTTTGCTGTTAATTATTAGTGCTTGTGGTAACGAGCCGACAGATAAAAAAAGCAGCTCGGCACCAGAAGAAAAAAAAACAGAAACAATTACATATCAATCTGAAACTGGTCCAATTGAAGTTCCTGCTGATCCACAACGTGTACTATTACTTTCTGGCTTCACTGGTAATGTTATAGATCTAGGCGTAAATGTCGTTGGTGTAGATCAATGGTCTAAAAATAATCCAACGTTTAAAGAAGAATTAGAAAATGTTGAAGAAGTATCAGATGAAAGCTTAGAAAAAATAATTGAATTAGAACCAGATCTTATTATTGGATTATCGAATATTAAAAACATTGATAAATTAAATGAAATCGCTCCAACTGTTACATATACATGGGGTAAATTAGATTATTTATCTCAACATGTAGAAATTGGAAAGCTTTTAAACAAAGAAGCGGAAGCACAAAAATGGGTTGATGACTTCAAGAAACGTGTAGAAGCTGCTGGAGATGAAATTAAGGCAAAAATCGGTGAAGATGCAACAGTATCTGTAATCGAAAGCTATGATAAACAGCTGTATGTATATGGTGAAAACTGGGCTCGTGGTACAGAAATATTGTACCAAGGAATGAAACTCAAGATGCCTGAAAAAGTAAAGGAAGTGGCATTAGAATCCGGCTATTATACGTTATCTGCTGAAGTCCTTCCTGAATATGCTGGAGACTATGTGATTTTAAGCAAATACTCAGACGCTGATACTTCTTTCCAAGAAACTGAAACTTACAAAAACATCCCAGCGGTTAAAAATAATCGAGTGTTTGAAATGGAAGGAAATGGTGCTTCCTTCAGCGATCCGATTACATTGGAAAAGCAACTTGAATTTATTAAGAAATCATTTCTAGGTAATTAA
- a CDS encoding FecCD family ABC transporter permease yields the protein MTNDTQPSIPFVYKLIMGIIIFICMFVVAMVFGAAELTVKDVWLSLTSNNTSNEKISIIREIRLPREIAAIFVGAALAVSGAIMQGMTRNPLADPGLLGLTAGANAALALTVAFFPSANYFSIMIACFIGAAVGAIMVFGIGAMQKGGFSPLRIVLAGAAVSTFLYAIAEGIGIYFKISKDVSMWTAGGMIGTSWGQLKVIVPLILIGILIAMFFSRQLTILSLNEEVAVGLGQKTTQIKVILFIVIIFLAGASVALVGNMAFIGLMVPHIVRSIVGTDYRFIIPMSAILGAAFMLLADTLGRTIHSPYETPVAAIISIIGLPFFLFIVRKGGKTFV from the coding sequence ATGACGAATGACACTCAACCATCTATCCCATTTGTATATAAATTGATTATGGGAATCATCATTTTTATATGTATGTTTGTTGTGGCAATGGTTTTTGGCGCGGCTGAGCTAACCGTTAAGGACGTTTGGCTGTCACTTACGTCGAATAATACGTCAAATGAAAAAATTTCGATTATCCGTGAAATTCGTTTGCCACGTGAAATTGCTGCTATTTTTGTAGGAGCTGCATTAGCTGTTTCTGGTGCAATTATGCAAGGAATGACGAGAAATCCGCTTGCAGATCCAGGTTTACTCGGATTAACTGCTGGTGCAAATGCAGCATTGGCACTTACGGTAGCATTTTTTCCTTCAGCGAATTACTTTAGTATTATGATAGCATGTTTTATTGGTGCAGCTGTTGGAGCAATTATGGTTTTTGGGATTGGTGCAATGCAAAAAGGAGGATTTTCACCACTTCGAATTGTTTTAGCTGGTGCAGCTGTTTCTACATTTCTCTATGCGATCGCAGAAGGGATTGGCATTTACTTTAAAATTTCTAAAGATGTTTCAATGTGGACTGCAGGAGGAATGATAGGAACTTCATGGGGTCAGCTTAAAGTAATTGTCCCATTGATATTGATAGGGATATTGATTGCAATGTTTTTTTCAAGACAGCTGACGATTCTTAGTTTAAATGAAGAAGTTGCTGTTGGATTAGGACAAAAAACAACACAGATAAAAGTTATTCTATTTATTGTCATTATCTTCCTTGCTGGAGCTTCAGTTGCACTTGTCGGTAATATGGCCTTTATTGGATTAATGGTGCCTCACATTGTTCGCTCAATCGTTGGGACAGATTATCGCTTTATTATACCGATGTCAGCCATTTTAGGAGCTGCTTTTATGCTTTTGGCCGACACACTAGGTCGTACCATCCATTCTCCATATGAAACACCTGTTGCAGCGATTATTTCAATAATAGGCTTACCTTTCTTTCTATTCATTGTAAGGAAGGGAGGAAAAACATTCGTATGA
- a CDS encoding FecCD family ABC transporter permease, translated as MIHSALLKKQRIILFILFVLIMITIIIGTGVGYTSLSYDRLLPTLLGEGTFKEEFVLFSIRLPRIIITLLAGMALALSGAILQGITRNDLADPGIIGINSGAGVAISVFFLFFPIEAGSFVYMLPIVAFIGALLTAVIIYVLSYNRKVGLQPVTLVLVGIGFSMALSGAMIFIMSSAEREKVDFIAKWLNGNVWGTDWPFILAILPWLVLFIPFTLYKANKLNLLGLSEPVAIGVGVSIEKERIVLLLTAVALAASAVSVTGGITFIGLMAPHMAKALVGPRNQLFLPVSILIGGWLLLFADTIGRNIVNPDGIPAGIMVALIGAPYFMYLLLKKSGR; from the coding sequence ATGATTCATTCAGCATTATTAAAAAAGCAAAGGATCATTTTATTTATCTTATTCGTTCTAATTATGATAACGATCATCATTGGGACAGGAGTAGGATATACTTCTTTATCTTATGACCGGTTACTTCCAACTCTATTAGGAGAAGGTACATTTAAAGAAGAATTTGTTTTATTTTCAATTCGGTTGCCAAGAATCATTATTACACTTCTAGCAGGTATGGCTCTTGCATTATCTGGTGCTATCTTACAAGGAATAACCCGTAATGATTTAGCAGACCCAGGTATTATTGGGATTAACTCTGGAGCTGGAGTTGCCATTTCTGTGTTCTTTTTATTTTTCCCTATCGAAGCAGGTTCATTTGTTTATATGCTTCCAATTGTTGCTTTTATTGGTGCCTTATTAACTGCCGTCATCATTTATGTCCTCTCTTACAACCGAAAAGTAGGCCTTCAACCCGTAACATTAGTATTAGTTGGAATTGGGTTTTCAATGGCCCTTTCAGGTGCTATGATTTTCATAATGTCATCTGCAGAACGTGAAAAAGTCGACTTTATTGCTAAATGGTTGAATGGAAATGTATGGGGTACTGATTGGCCGTTTATTTTGGCCATTCTACCTTGGCTCGTGTTATTTATTCCATTCACTCTCTACAAAGCAAATAAATTAAACCTACTTGGACTAAGTGAGCCTGTAGCTATAGGCGTAGGAGTTTCAATTGAAAAAGAACGAATTGTCTTACTATTAACAGCTGTTGCGCTTGCGGCTTCTGCTGTGTCTGTCACAGGAGGAATTACATTTATTGGATTAATGGCACCGCATATGGCAAAAGCTTTAGTTGGACCTAGAAATCAGTTATTTCTACCTGTCTCCATTCTAATAGGCGGTTGGCTCTTATTATTTGCCGATACAATCGGACGAAATATAGTTAATCCAGATGGTATACCTGCAGGAATTATGGTTGCTTTAATTGGTGCTCCATATTTTATGTATTTATTATTAAAAAAATCTGGCCGATAA
- a CDS encoding tetraprenyl-beta-curcumene synthase family protein codes for MTIPQHPLRLMRKVYKEVFPIVHSYIKFWREQAEKIPNDELRTQAISSIDKKEFHCEGGAILSIISGSKKQKCIEFIVAYQTISDYLDNLCDRSTSLDPVDFRMLHQAMLDALTCTAPCKNYYQFREDQDDGGYLHKLVKTCQGILADIEHYPIISKYLLELSTYYCDLQVHKHVEKEDRVPRLEDWFERHKTNLPEMEWYEFSACTGSTLGIFCLVAYAFQEKFEEKLAIQIRNSYFPYVQGLHILLDYLIDQEEDKLEGDLNFCSYYSSESLMMKRLEHFVERADHHLSGIPHENFHKLINRGLLGVYLSDDKVASHKELNKVAKRLIKLGGMTSFFFYFNGRAYRTFQKMSWMKSS; via the coding sequence TTGACGATTCCACAGCATCCATTAAGATTAATGAGAAAAGTGTATAAAGAAGTTTTTCCAATCGTTCATTCATATATAAAGTTTTGGAGAGAACAAGCTGAAAAAATTCCTAATGATGAACTTAGAACACAAGCAATTAGTAGTATCGATAAAAAAGAATTTCATTGTGAAGGGGGAGCAATCTTATCGATTATTTCCGGATCAAAGAAGCAAAAATGCATTGAATTTATTGTTGCTTATCAAACGATCAGTGATTACCTTGATAATTTATGTGATCGAAGTACATCTCTAGATCCGGTTGATTTTCGTATGCTCCATCAAGCGATGTTAGATGCGCTTACCTGTACAGCACCATGTAAAAACTATTATCAATTTCGGGAAGATCAAGATGATGGTGGTTATTTACATAAACTAGTTAAAACATGTCAAGGTATATTAGCTGATATAGAACATTATCCAATCATTTCAAAGTATTTACTTGAGCTTTCTACTTATTATTGTGATTTGCAAGTGCATAAACATGTAGAAAAGGAAGATCGGGTACCAAGGCTTGAGGATTGGTTTGAACGTCATAAAACAAATTTGCCTGAGATGGAATGGTATGAGTTTTCTGCTTGTACAGGATCAACACTTGGAATCTTTTGTTTAGTCGCATATGCCTTTCAAGAAAAGTTTGAAGAAAAGTTGGCTATTCAAATCAGGAATAGTTATTTTCCATATGTACAAGGACTCCATATTTTACTGGATTATTTAATCGATCAGGAAGAGGACAAGCTTGAAGGAGATTTGAATTTTTGTAGCTATTATTCATCTGAATCATTGATGATGAAAAGACTTGAGCATTTTGTAGAAAGAGCTGATCACCATTTATCTGGGATTCCTCATGAGAATTTCCATAAGCTAATCAATCGGGGATTATTAGGAGTTTATTTATCAGATGATAAAGTAGCCTCACATAAAGAGCTTAATAAAGTTGCAAAAAGACTCATTAAATTAGGCGGAATGACCTCCTTTTTCTTTTATTTTAATGGGAGAGCATACCGTACATTTCAAAAGATGTCATGGATGAAAAGTTCATAG
- a CDS encoding alpha/beta hydrolase — protein MWKWKTEVEQPKGVIVIVHGACEHHGRYKWLVEMWKLSGYHVLMGDLPGQGTTTRRRGHIQSFDEYIIEVNEWLKEAKKFGLPLFLIGHSMGGLVVIRALQEKHHEVKAVILSSPCLGILYKPNKALELASRGLNVIAPSFKVDSKLNVEIATRNKAVQDLDENDSLYVTKVSVRWYRELIKAMEEAQKQVNKFQDVPLLLMQGGEDKIVDKSLVKQWFNKVDILEKTYKEWKGLYHEIFSEPERDEVFETAKRFFEAHCPKQRDLQSF, from the coding sequence ATGTGGAAATGGAAAACTGAGGTTGAACAGCCAAAAGGTGTCATTGTCATTGTTCATGGAGCTTGCGAACACCATGGCCGCTATAAATGGCTTGTTGAAATGTGGAAATTATCTGGCTATCATGTTTTGATGGGTGATTTACCTGGACAAGGCACAACAACAAGAAGACGAGGTCATATCCAGTCTTTTGATGAATATATTATTGAAGTAAATGAATGGTTGAAAGAAGCTAAAAAATTTGGCTTGCCTTTGTTTTTAATCGGTCATAGCATGGGGGGACTTGTTGTTATTCGCGCATTGCAAGAGAAACATCATGAAGTAAAAGCTGTTATATTATCCTCACCATGTTTAGGAATCTTATATAAACCAAATAAAGCCCTGGAACTTGCATCAAGAGGTCTAAATGTGATTGCCCCATCTTTTAAAGTAGATTCAAAATTAAATGTTGAAATTGCAACGAGAAATAAAGCAGTACAAGATTTAGATGAAAATGATTCATTATATGTTACAAAGGTTTCGGTAAGATGGTATCGTGAATTAATAAAAGCGATGGAAGAGGCTCAAAAACAAGTGAATAAATTTCAAGATGTGCCTTTGCTGCTAATGCAAGGCGGGGAAGACAAGATTGTTGATAAATCATTAGTGAAACAATGGTTTAATAAAGTTGATATCTTAGAAAAAACATACAAAGAATGGAAAGGACTCTATCATGAGATTTTTAGTGAGCCAGAACGTGATGAAGTCTTTGAAACTGCTAAGCGATTTTTTGAAGCACATTGTCCCAAACAAAGAGATTTACAATCATTTTGA
- a CDS encoding gamma carbonic anhydrase: MIYPYKDKTPKIANSAFIADYVTITGDVVIGEESSIWYQTVIRGDVAPTIIGNKVNIQDLCCLHQSPNNPLILEDEVTVGHSVVLHSAIIRKKALIGMGSIILDGAEIGEGAFIGAGSLVPPGKKIPPNSLALGRPAKVVRTLTQDDITDMERIRREYVEKGQYYKSMQ, translated from the coding sequence ATGATTTATCCATATAAAGATAAGACTCCCAAGATAGCTAATTCAGCATTTATTGCTGATTATGTAACGATTACAGGTGATGTCGTAATTGGCGAAGAATCTAGTATTTGGTATCAAACGGTTATTCGCGGAGATGTTGCTCCAACAATCATTGGAAACAAAGTCAATATTCAAGATCTTTGCTGTTTACATCAAAGTCCTAATAACCCTCTAATTTTAGAAGATGAAGTAACTGTTGGACATAGTGTGGTCCTACACAGTGCAATTATTCGTAAAAAAGCATTAATTGGTATGGGTTCTATTATATTAGATGGAGCAGAAATTGGTGAAGGTGCTTTTATTGGTGCCGGTAGTTTAGTTCCACCCGGAAAAAAAATCCCACCAAACTCGCTTGCGCTAGGAAGACCTGCAAAAGTAGTCAGAACATTAACTCAAGATGATATAACTGACATGGAACGAATTCGACGTGAATATGTTGAGAAGGGGCAGTATTATAAATCGATGCAATAA
- a CDS encoding phosphatase PAP2 family protein, which produces MKTKLITNMYDFECRLFRSVNRHFDHKFLNFYFRNITHLGGALATILVSVLLISFTRGLVQATSIASAASLLVSHLPVAIVKKLYPRKRPYIALLETKVAANPLQDHSFPSGHTTAVFSVIIPFIIFMPQLAVVLIPLALSVGLSRMYLGLHYPSDVLAGCLLGTTTGFLSYTLLSEIVFIAST; this is translated from the coding sequence ATGAAAACAAAGCTTATTACGAACATGTATGATTTTGAATGCAGGCTATTTCGAAGTGTAAATCGTCACTTCGATCATAAGTTTCTTAATTTTTATTTCCGTAATATTACACATTTGGGTGGGGCACTTGCAACTATTTTAGTAAGTGTTTTGCTTATCTCTTTTACAAGAGGACTTGTTCAAGCAACAAGTATTGCAAGTGCAGCATCACTTCTTGTTAGCCATCTGCCCGTTGCAATTGTTAAAAAATTATATCCACGTAAGCGGCCATATATTGCTTTATTAGAAACAAAGGTAGCAGCAAATCCGTTACAGGATCATTCATTTCCATCAGGTCATACAACGGCTGTTTTTTCTGTTATTATTCCATTTATTATCTTTATGCCACAGCTAGCAGTTGTCTTGATACCTCTTGCTTTAAGTGTTGGATTATCAAGAATGTATTTAGGATTACATTACCCTTCAGATGTATTAGCTGGATGCTTACTTGGTACAACAACTGGATTTTTAAGCTACACCCTATTAAGTGAAATCGTTTTTATTGCATCAACGTAA
- a CDS encoding glycosyltransferase family 4 protein: MRIAIFTDTFAPDVNGVARTLKRFTDYLDANGYEYRVFAPISTNESRFTSHIHRFASLPFFLYPECRLALPNMLQVKAELQRFKPDLIHVATPFNIGLCGLHYAKKLNIPIVGSYHTDFDQYLKYYDLQFFSKFLWKYMHWFHKPLRQIFVPSHETMEQLKRKGFSNIRIWGRGVDCNLFHPNYSVQEVREQYQINEKYILSYVGRLAPEKDIETLLNISLQLPEIIRSQIHWLIVGDGPSKEEMVKSAPENMTFAGYLNGENLAKVYASSDLFVFPSSTETFGNVVLEALATGTPVIAANSGGVKNIVNQGITGTLCEPKHVEQFQTAIISLLGNDTLRLKMSEDARKYALSQSWDQIFEGLLKDYEEALIEKKQIRYA; this comes from the coding sequence ATGAGAATAGCTATTTTCACAGACACCTTTGCACCAGATGTTAATGGAGTTGCACGTACATTAAAACGTTTTACTGATTATCTTGACGCAAATGGATATGAATATCGGGTTTTTGCACCTATAAGTACAAATGAAAGCCGATTTACCAGCCATATACATCGTTTCGCAAGCCTGCCATTTTTTTTATATCCTGAATGCAGGTTAGCCTTGCCAAACATGCTGCAAGTGAAGGCAGAACTGCAGAGATTTAAACCAGATCTTATCCATGTAGCAACACCCTTTAATATAGGTCTTTGCGGGTTACATTATGCAAAAAAATTAAACATCCCAATTGTAGGATCCTATCATACTGATTTTGATCAGTATTTAAAATATTATGATCTCCAATTTTTCTCTAAATTTTTATGGAAATATATGCACTGGTTCCATAAACCTCTACGACAAATATTTGTTCCATCTCATGAAACAATGGAGCAATTAAAACGTAAAGGATTTTCAAATATACGGATATGGGGAAGAGGGGTTGATTGTAATCTTTTCCATCCAAACTATTCAGTTCAAGAAGTACGGGAGCAATACCAAATAAATGAAAAGTACATCCTATCATATGTTGGCCGTCTAGCTCCTGAAAAAGATATCGAAACACTTTTAAATATTTCTTTACAACTACCAGAAATAATTAGAAGCCAGATTCATTGGTTAATTGTTGGAGATGGCCCTTCGAAGGAGGAAATGGTAAAAAGTGCTCCTGAAAATATGACTTTTGCTGGTTATCTAAATGGGGAAAATCTCGCAAAAGTATATGCTAGTTCTGATCTATTTGTCTTCCCTTCTTCAACTGAAACTTTTGGAAATGTCGTGTTGGAAGCTTTGGCAACTGGAACTCCAGTCATTGCAGCAAATTCAGGGGGAGTCAAAAATATCGTCAACCAAGGAATAACCGGAACCCTTTGCGAACCTAAACATGTTGAACAATTTCAAACCGCTATTATATCTTTATTAGGAAATGATACTCTTCGATTAAAAATGAGTGAGGATGCACGTAAATATGCTCTATCACAATCATGGGATCAAATATTTGAGGGTTTACTTAAGGATTATGAAGAGGCTTTAATTGAAAAGAAACAAATTCGCTATGCATAA